The DNA sequence AGGTTGGTATGTAAAATATGCATACAAAATACAACATCTAAACAAAGTATTTACATTCAGGGCAGCTGAAATATCAAGCAATAACTTtagcaaaagttttaaaaataaacttgctaCAGTGTACACTACACTAGGTATTTCACAATATGAAAGTTGAATTTTATCACTTTACTACTATACTAAGTTCTAAAATATTACAGTACTTCCAGATAAAATATTAATGCTTCTGTAAAAATCAGACAACCCAGAAACCAGCTTGTAAATTGACAAAATATTACACATATCTCTTTGGAGATGCAAAACCACAGCAGATTCAGACACAAATGTAATAGCTACATTCAAAATACATGGTCTATTTATGCAGAAAATACATTCAGAGCCTTTGGTTACAATTTATTGCACATTTCTTATATTCTGTAGAAATATATCGTaccttttaatgcttttttcccctcgtaCATTCATAAATTTTGCTGCCTGATAAAAGAGAACAGGGATATCTCTCCCTAAAGGCTTCATAAAGAGTTATCACAACACATAATGATGATCTTACCGTGTCAGTTAAAATCACAAACATGCAGCTTGCAATATCCAGTTAATACTGTCCCTTTTTACACAAGGCAACTAATTCCTAGTGCTGTTGTTGCATAGCACCTGCAATAGGCGGCATGGTGCTTTATCAGCAGGCCAAAGACAACTTCACAAAATTTGTATTAAACCATAACAGGAATTTTTGAACCACAGTCTTTATAAACATGCACCACTACACTAGCCACAAAAATGCGTTCGTGCATTTTAATCTGTAGACTGAGGACAACGCAGGAGAATATTCTCCCACCAGGTTTCACAATGAAATTTGTGGTATGAAAACTGCAGTCCCCAAACCGCATTTAGGAAACACCTTACCGGGCCTAATTCTGATCTCACATTTACAAACTCCAGGAACTTGCTGCTGAGGCACCGCCAGTCCCGCGCTCCCAAGGGAAAGCTGCCTGAAGCAAGCGCCAGCGCCCCTGCGAGTCAGGCCGGGCGCCCGCCCGCTCCAGGGCGGCTGTCCTGGACACCTCCTTCGGCACGGCGGCTCACcggctgctctgcagaaacaaCACCTGCCACGCTCAGACGTAATGCTGCCAAACGTTGCCATGTAGTGGTATGGCAGTTCACAGGGTACTGTTTGCAGCAACAGGGAGTGAAATAGAAAAACTTCCTTCCCATTAGCAAAGACGCGCTGAAGATTCGGCCTCTTCACTGACGGGCAGCCTGACCTCATACAGAGTGAGACAAGATCCACGCAGACACCGAGAAGATTTCACTCTGTTCAATTTTAAGACCTGTTGTAGGGACTAGACATGTTTCTAAACAAGTTTATTTATGGTTTATGaatgtattacaaaaaaaaaaaaagagtgaagtaACAATGGCTAAGATATTATAGAATTCATTTCAGGATTACATAAGGGAATGATTTTGGTTAAGTGCAAATGACTATAAAAATAGCAAAGTGCAAAAGGTATTTAACATTAAACAGTGAATTTCTCATAGGGTGTTCTGGAAAGGAGAATtaaggaaacagcaaaaaaaagttaGGTGCTAGAGGAAAAAGTGAATTAACTAGCTTTCCCTTTCACTTCGTATTCTATGCATTAAGTTTTAGGTTTTTaataaaagtgaattaaaaaaaagatagtaaCCCCTCCAAATTAGACACACAAATTAGGAAAGGCTAGACGTGGTGACTTCACTTAAGCATGCTCAAGTTTGAAAAATTCTACACCTTAAGAACTTGTGCTTTAAATGAAGATTAGCGGGAAAGTTAGTAAACTCTCTCAAGAACCTTAAAGACTCCCTGAAACAACAAAGAAGCGTCTGAGTAtctctctgtttttaaatttgagcaggatgattctatgattctacatTGAGGGAAAAGGTGActaagcttgctttcttttttttttttttttttggaaggcagaCATGGTAACCTCAGCTTACTAAAATGCACATTTAAccctcagcaaaaaaaaaccaaaaggaaaaagaaaatcaatgcagAAACATTGAGCTAAGTAGAAAACAAGGGAAAATAGATCAGAACTTTTCAATGCTGTAAGACATATAAGAAAAAATCTAAAGTATTAATTAGGGATGGAGCTGTGTCCTGTAAAGAGACATCATAAAATCTGAATATAATTTAGTTGAGAACAATATCGTTCTTACAGATAGGTTAGTTCCAAACGGATCTCCTTCAAATTCCAAGACTGTTCAATAATTTTCAGAGACTATTAGAGAAAGTAAATAATCATAATTTTAAAATCCACCACTGCACAAGACTGACCAAGATGACAGgaataagaaaacagaatttacagctaaaaaaaattacttatggTAGTTATTCTTATATACAAAGCAAggtcagaataaaaacaaaaacaaaaagctaagaaACAGACTCTAACCTATGGCATATCACAggggagaagcagaaaaacatgGGCTTTTTTTGTTAAGATCTTCTGCACACGTCCTGTCTAATTTAATTACTCCATGGTTTAAGTGAAAACATGTAGCTTCTATATAACAACGGCAGTCACAAGCCGTTGCTACAGAACAAAAGAAAGTCACGAGATAAGAACTGATCGAAGCCAGCTGAAGATTCCTTTTCTGTCTCAGTGGTGGATTCTCTATACAGAAGAAAAGGATTGAAGCATATTATTTCCTAATTtggaagtaaataaaaaaaggagtTAGGAGGAGGACCCATTCTCCTAACTTTCCTAGAAAAACTGCAATGTAAAATATGCCACACAACCATTAAAGTCCAAAGACTGGattaatttttcttaaagttAAGACTAGATTCTCCTCTCATACCAACTTTGCACTGATATAATACTGACTTTAGCAGAGACTCTTCTGACTTGCACTGATATGAGGGAGAAGCTGGTATAATATGCCTATAGGTTGAGCCTAACAAAAATTCGATTAAATTGTTACTTCAATACACTAATGCGCACAAATCATATCTCAGTTTGGAAGCATTATCTTCCGAGAACAGGCAAGGGCCCTAAAGAAATAAACAATCAGGCAGTAGCAGCAACACAGTATCTACAACCAGGACTGTGGGTCAAGCATTTAAGTACAGCTTCCTAAACTTCGATTTATTACCACGTTAACCACTAAACCCATTTGTAAACGTCCCCTAGCTGCAATCCAAAAGTATGTCACCAAAAAGGCTGCTCAGTGGCTTTAtgccaaaaaatacatttttaaatttcacaGCAAGATTTTAGTCTAGCATAGTTTCTGACTCAGAGGAGACGATGCATAGACATCAGGCTCCACCACTGTACAATCtagtttagaggaaaaaaactctaaaaCCAGTTATCAGATACAGCTCAAGGACACAGACACTTTCAAAGGATAAGATAGCTAAAAAGTGCATAGAACGGAatttaaaatggaaggaaagaggtTAAAATTTCCTAGAGAGCACTCTGATCACTGTGAAGTTCACAGAATACCTCCGTTTTAGACAATgaactaatatatttttaaagacatataaGATAAACTCATGGTCTCTTTTGGTCACTTTGCATTTCATATGGCAACTGATCAAGTTTTCACTAATGATTCTTAACGTATCAAGACTACTGCAAACACCACATGCTTTATTAGTGAGGAGGTTTCTTTAAACCACACAGCAAAcacctttcttcccctccacTGCAATTAAGTACCTGTTTCAGGAGTCCTTTGGAGCCAGCAGAACTATGACTGCAGTGACTCTTAACTAACAGGCACTGCAACAGATTTAGCCAGCCGGGCAGACTAGTCGGGTATTCAGAGGCACCTGTTCATACGCATGCTTTGATAACATTAACGACAAAAGAGATCAAATCTGCATTCAGTCTAGCAGTACTTTGGAAGAAATTGATTTTGTtgaattcttttttcaaaactgcaaatatttttgttttaaaacaatttagtTATTTCTCTGTTGCTTTAAACAACTGTGTTTTATGATTTATGACATCAGTATGGGTAAGCAACAATGTACTTTGTGCAACTGCACTATAAGTAGTAAACGAACAAATTGCTCCCATCTGTTTATGAAAAGTTTAACAGGCTAATTGTTCACGTCTACTTCAGAACATCAAGCAACCCAGTAAGACAGCTCCATAACATCAGCAGTCTTTACTCTTTTATATGTTTTCCTTGCTACTAATTGTTCTAAAGTActgtttttaatgcatattttaattttaactacTCAggttattcaaaaatatttaatgcatttttctcagaataaaaattaaaaggatcTGATAAGCGCTGGGCATTTTGGAAAGACTGACCACTTCATTCAGGTACCTTCCTGAGTACTAAAGTTCTGAAAAGTTAATCTCACCTGCACAGTTCAAATACTTTTGAAGTAACAGCCCTAAAATCAGcatattatttaaaattacaCTTATTCTTCTGTAATTTATTTCAGACACCTTATTCTGCAAAGCCAGTAAGAGTTGATTTCAATGGATTGGACATTTTCTCTtcccacttgaaaaaaaaaaaccaaacaaacaaaaccttgattgtttcctttttaacataaggggttttttttagttataTTCTAAAAGAACAAACGCTGCATCTTATGTTTGCAAATTTTTTGATACTGAAGTGATCAAAATCACACTTTGGATTCATATAAACATGTGAGCGTCATGACAGCAGTTCTAATGATTACCCCTCAAAAGGCTTAGAAAGCATGCGTCTGTTGAAATGTTTGGGTATAAGTTTATGCAGTTGAAGTACATAAGAACTAAATCTATACAATCAATTTGATTACATCttgaaaagcatacagaaaacacTCTACCAGCAATCCAGCAAAAGTATTCTCGACCATTTGGCTAACAGACCATAAAGTGAGGCAAAGACTTGCATTActtaacacaaacaaaaatgacTAAAAGTTATGCAAGCACATAAGTTTCATTAGAGCCCGGTTATGGGGCTATCAACATCCGTAAAGGGCCATAACATCCCAGAATTTGTGTAGCAGGATGAAACACGGAATTCTGATACTACTGATTGTCCCACTCATTAAAGGTTTATCCCATTCTTCCATGTAAAATTCAAGAGGTTCCATGTCAAAGACTGATCTTAAATACCACAATTAGCTAATAAGCTTACTTCCACAGAGCTGTGCGTGCTAGATCAGATTTTTGCAAATCTTCCTTCCTCCAAAATTTACTACTCTGGAGACATCTCTGGGTTTAATTTCCATGGACTGCCTGGATTTAGAGACATTTTAAAAACCATGATTATTATGAAATGTATCATTTTGGTTATTAATCACATGACAGAACATTaaggaattttgaaaaaatatgccACTTTGTATACCTTGCACTATTGTGGAAATACGATCAGGGATGTTAACGCTTTTCATCAATCTGGTGCTATTACAGAAACCCATACGACACTTCTGAATAGGCTGTATTGGCTTTGTGCCAGCACATCAGcactttaaatttacttttttttttttttttttcccccccaacaagTTTGTCAGGTCCATAATCTACGACAGACAATAACAAATGGTGATCCAATCCACCATGGAAGTACTCTTAAAATGTTAAGTGCCAAGAACCAGGACGGTAGAAAGCAAATTAATCTGAAGTCATAGGCATTGCTCCAGCATAAGGGGCCTTGAGCACCAGCTCTGCCAGTCCTGAGCGCTACAGCCACTATTCCTGCACAGGTCTAGATCTTGTGGGCTTTCCCCAAGCACTCTGAAACAATCGGCTGGACTGATCTGTAACACAGCTGTGACGAGAAATGAATCTTTCTTCCTAGGTTCATTTTACCAAAAGATTGTGTGCTGGGGAAAGGAGACGAAAGGGGAGAGTGAGAAATTAGTTTTTTGGCCTggcttttttaaactgttttccaggaattaattttattaaagctTTGTACTAAAACATCAAAAGGTACTAAAGAAATATTATCAGTGACAGACTggcaaaatgttatttaaaaaaacatacttttaGTTTTTGTAGAATTTCTCGCATTCCATCCCTATGTATGTATCAGAAAAGTACTACATGTGTTATTTTTCCTATTAACTGGTTAAAAGAAAAACCGGTCCTTAACTGATATGTTCAGCTCagatgaacaaaacaaaataactgcaAATCCTAACTATAACATCTTATACAGAAATCAGGACGATAAGaataaaagctaataaaaaaaacaaactagatgCTTTTGTTCACAGTATATATGCTTAGTGGAATTTTCatcttatttatttgcttaggTAATGATAAATatagtatttaaaaatgcattttactgaCAGACACTTTTTCAGATTTCCatgtaaaaatacataaaaagctCGATTAAATTTGGTCTTTTACCTGGCTCGAGGATAAAATGTGTGATTTCTTTTGTAAACAGGCTTGAAACAGTTCAGACTATTTGCAATATATTTGGGGGTTGACTAGGATAAAAAGCACAAGAATAGCAAAAGCTATTTGGAGACTGTAGTGGTGTTTCAAGCTCCTTTCTGCTCTATGCCTAGTgtctatttttctttagaaaaccaAGGCGAGTCAGTGACTTGCTGTATAAAACCAACTACAAGTCAAAAGCTTTCCCTTTCAGTGGTCAGCTATGACGCTTGATGTCAGTGCTCTGGTTTGGGCACGTAAATACTGAACCACATTACGTGAGGTAGaccagaaataaaaacaacaacacatgttaaaagatgaacagaagaattcattccttcctcttcttccaaaGAGATTTATTAGGCTTTGGAATCTTCCTGCACACAGAGCTGTGAAATGGTCTTCTTAATACGAAGTGCAGTCAACCGAGCTGCTCCATTAGCATACCAGCATTCACGCATTATCCTGCCCATTACTCGGAGTGCcttcaaatgattaaaaaaaaacaggtcaaCCAtcacctgctgccttttttttttttttttttttttaagtgcaataCTGGAAGATAAAATACAGCTCTCTGAAACAACAGTCCAACAGTAATGTCAAAATTAAGACTTGTATTCCAGACAAAGAAAGAACTTCAGCACTTGGTGCCAAGACAGTTTTGTATGTATTAATCTTGGGAGTTGAAAAAAGCTAGGTATCTGAAACATATTTAAATTCATTGGAGGCTGGACAACAAGTTCCTTTTGTCTCACTGGAAAAATCCTGTCTTTATTTGAATAGGCTTTATTATAAACCAGAAAACTGCTTTTACCTCACAACTTTGCCACTGGTTTGGAATATTTGGTCTCAGCTTCTGCTCACAAACTACCCTTCTCATATCTTCTATCGAAGGATCAGAAGGCACAACGTCATAATAAGGCATCTGGTATTCCTCAGTGATTCCTACGAAAGATTTGTTGTACAGGTAACAGACCAAATGCAAAGTAGCTGCTCCAGAATAAACTCTAACCATTCCTATAggcaataaaaaggaagagagggacaTTTGGGGCTACCCTGATTTTTGTGGCCTGAAATAGGAGCACAAGAAAGCACAGACTACAGACCCCATTCTGATCCACATGGTTATTCCAGATCCTGTATGCACATACCTCTACAGATAGTTTGGTACCAATAGCTACTCAATGGAGAACAAGTCTCAGCAATAGATTTCTACCTCCACGTACTGTCAAAATAACTGAGAAGGTGAGGGGAGGTACctttaattgtttttgttttatttaacataAAAGTAGTCCGGATTGCAAAATAAAGAGGGCAGAAATCTCACCTCCAATTGAACATCTTCTTGCTATCTCCCAGTATACTAGACCAAGAGAGTATATGTCTGCTCGTTTGAACGACTCAAAGATGTTCATGTTCATCACATCATCCAGTATCTCAGGAGCCATatacctttaaaatatataaagatcAATTTGCTAGAGAAAGTGCCTATGAAAGTTTACAACTGTGCTGCTGTGTGAGGGGGCCAGGTATCAGACAGTcctacattaaaacaaacaagaaaaaaacactccTTTTTACAATACTTCTGAGCGAAAACAAGAAAGTTGGCCTCAGCGATAAATTTAACACTGATAATGTTAAATTTATGGGAAAATGATTCACAATAAATTAATGGGAAAATGATTCACACCATGCAGTGTAAGTGCATGTTACAAATTCAGCCACCATAAACTCCATCTACTGCCAGAGATAGGCTACTACAAAGAACTAACCCTGTCCTTTATTAAAGATACTAATCTTCAACtttattctgctgctgctttttcagcctCAACTACTAACAACTACCCTGATGGAAGCAAGCAGACTGGAAgcgcaatactgtggcttccacGTTCCCATGTATCATCTTGATTCATCAAAACCCTAAGAGTGCTATTCTAACTACATCAAAAAGCACATATTTTGACCAACACCATATCTAAGCAGCAGAACCATGTTCCAATTTGGATGACATACTCTAATCCTAATTGCAGAGGTAACAGTCGCCTTGTGTACTTAACAAGCAAAATGAGTTGTCCTGATTAGCACAGACAGATTCATACCTCTGCATGGTACTGCCACTGCTGATGAGAAGAAATTCTAGGGATAATCAATTGTATTAGGGTAAGGCCAAAATCATCCTCTCCTAACGTGGTTTAGCAAAGAGATATAGGATTAACAAGTCAAATTCCTTTaggaaatcacagaatagttgagaatggaagagacctctggagactgtcaaGACCAACACCCCTGCTCAGAGCACCCTGCTGTCTCTCCAGCGCAGtcacagctccctcagcctctcctcctatgataGATGCTTCGATCCCTTAATTTCATcttcgtggccctttgctggacttactccagtatgtccatgtctttcttgtactggggagcccagaaatggacacagagCTCCAGATGTCGTCTGACAAGCACTGAGgcgaagggaaggatcacctcccctgACCTGTTAGCagcgctcttcctaacgcagttCAGGATGCTGCTGGCCTCCTTTGCCGCAAGGGCACCatttgctggctcatgttcaaatCCAGGAAAGGAACAGGGATTTCATCCCTTTTTGTTTCAATTCTGGGTTGTTTTCTTAAACAAGCTAGGAACTAGAACTAGAAAAGTCAGCTGTATGACAGAAACACTTGGAATAGGTTGACAGGCATTAACGTAATGCTCTTATGGTGGCCAAGTAACAAAcggtaagaaaaaaaatagtagctgACTAACATTGGTATTTACTGTAACAGCTAGATATTTAAAGTTATGGACACAGCAGTAAGCCATAAGCACCTGATTACCTGTTATCTAATACCAGAGTTAGAAGCAGGATTGTTGGCCATAATTTGGTTGCATAAACTTTAAATCCAGGAGGGAACATGTATGATCCCCCAACGTGGGGTTTTGTGCTATCTACAGCCAGCACAGCTACCCTAGCTTGAGGATTTAGATCTGTTGCTAATATTCTAGGCAGATGTcaaaagcagagagggaagggaagttACAGAAGCAAGAAACAAGCAGAGACCTTTGCAGAAAAGTATTTCCACAAAAGTTTACTAAAGAATAATATACTCGAGTGCTTTTACCTCTTTGTTCCCACTCTAGGATTCTGAGGTATGTCAATTGTATTTAATACAGAATCATGTTTCACAGCCAGTCCCAAGTCTGCAATAGCACAGGTTTCATTTCTCTTCACTAAGATGTTTTTAGATTTCAGATCTCTGTGTGCAATAGCTGGTTTGCctgttaacaagaaaaaaaaaaatgccaccaaCTTTGATGATAAGCATTAGAATTTTAATATAATGGGTAAGTAAACAAACAATTAGATCCAACTTTGTTACTAAACcctataaaaatattaaagccaATTTTGTACTAAGTAAAGCTCTACTAAATGCCATCAAGTTCAAAAAGATTAGAAGATATTTTTGTTCAAATGTCTGTATTTCaggaataaaacacaaaaagagaAACTGTAAATTCACACcccaaattcattttaaaaaaatcactcatCAGAAGACCCCTTTAACAAAGCTGCTCCAGCAGACATTTACTTAAACAGGTCAAAGAAGagacagataattttttttttttttttttttaagtacttggTAAAATTAGCTGTAGCACTCTACTCCACAAATTCAGTAGTTATCTGTATAAACTGGCCAATTCATTATCACTTCAGTAACAATGGAGAGTTTTGTTTAGCTGGACACAGATCAGCCCAATAATCCTCGTATCACTAGCTAGCAAAGGAGGGCTGGATTGTTAGGTTATCCCAAATTATTTCACTCGTGGTGCAGCAGAAATAGTCCTGAAACTCATAAAATCTGGATTTTCCAAGATGAGAGGACCGTAAACTCAGTTGGAAACATTACGTTCCTACTCTCTACTTACATGGTACCACATACGCTTATGTTAATACTGTTTCACGCACTATAACACCGTTTGTAAAACACTATGGTGcaaaatcaataaatatttttgtaaataccGTTTATTAAGAcgttccttaaaatattttgagaacaaGTGAAAGGAAAACCAACTACCTTGTGTGCCAACTATCTCCATATGAAGATGTGCTAAGCCACTGGCTATTGAAAGTGCCAGTTTAATCATACCATCAACTGTCACAGTGTTTCTGTTCAAATAATCAAACAAGGAGCCTTGCTCATGATATTCAGAGACAAGCCAGAGCTGAGTCCAAGTTCCATTATCTAccaagagaaaagagaattatacagctttataaaaaaaaaattggccaagaaagaaaaattcaaccACTTGGTACTTTCAGGTGATTTCAACTGTTTCAGAAGCACATTTAACTCTTGCCCTGCCACAGGTATGTTTTGAATACTACAATTCTAAAAAAAGACGTACACAAGCTAGAGAAGGTATCCAGAACATTACAAAGCACAGAAAAGACGAGCATCTCTATTGTTTATGGGGCATTTActcagaaaaaagagagaggaaaaacccCTTTAGTGCATGCTTTCAAAGGCTGCCCATGAGAAGTAAACGTTGCACTGCAGCTTCTCAGcgagcaacaacagcaacaactaaCACAATGTAGAAAATTCAGCTTGTTAGTTCTGCAGAAGTAACAAGGTCTTCATCAAACTCACGGGTCTTCAAATAAGATATTTTGGCTTGATTTGCTTTTTACATGCCATATTTGAAAAGTTCCAGTAAAAAATTCTAGATAGCacaattttcctttccttggtgTATTTTCTAATTCTTATCAAGAAAAAGATATTATATATTTAGATAAGCTGATCTATTTCTATAGCATTAGCTCTTTGTACATATAGATcgaaatatgcaaaataaaaacatttgtgcAGCTTGGATCAAgttaataatagaaaaataatactttcagTTATATTTTACCAGTTGTTTCACATAAAAACATGTAAACATAGAACAACGGACTATCACATTTAGATCTTCACAAGGCAGCAAGACCAAGACGCCGCTCCAAACTCAAAGACAGACTCTCATGCACATGAAATCTTTGAACATACATCCACATGAAATTTATTGCTTTGGATTATCACTCGATACTTCTCAGTTGCCTTCTCCTTCCCAGATTCCGCTCACAGATAACTGATTTACTAACCTTAGGAACCGAATCATACAAGCACAGGGGTCTGCAAAACAGGGTCAGATTCTCAAGGAGGACAACAACTTCAGTAAACTGTCATACTAACAAACATTGGATGGATTAGCCTGTtctgttggggggggagggtggggcaAAAAAGACTATATATAATATTAGTAATGCTGAGGAAAAGTgctaaaaatgctaaaaaaaagaaagaaagaaaaagaaaatagagagagaTCTGGGAGTCTGCcaaattttttttgcaaactaAGACATCCACCTCTTTGGCAAATCAACAAATGAGCCAGTCCACGATGGTCTGCCAGGTCTTCCAGATTCCCCCAACTGTAAGCAACTCACCTAGTGGAGCTCTTGGCTTCTCCCTATCTCCCACTTGCCCTGTATAATCCCTGGACTTCTAGGCTGTCCTCCCCCATTTGGCCTGAATTTCCCATTTCTCCAGTGCTCTCTTCTGGCCCTGGAATCCCTCTCCTGCAGAAATACTGTAGGACTGACAGCCTGGGCAGACTTACTAGTATTTTCCCAGATGGGAATAAACTCTTTGGAAAATTCTGGGGTTCAAAGCTTTATTCCAgtttggggagaaggaaaggagggaaacaaAACCAAGTCTCAGCAGACGGTCAGAATTTCCAACATGATGAGTATTGTTTCACAGCCAGCCTTAAATTGTGAAATCAAGTTAGGAAATACAATAATACCCTTGTTATCTGCAGCAATAAAACCCAGGATATTTTCATGTCTCAGCATAACCGTCTGATAAATTTCTGCCTCCCGAAACCAAGACCTTTCATCTCTTGAGGAGAAGATCTTCACAGCTACATCTTCTCCACACCACTTTCCACGCCAGACTTCACCAAATCGGCCTTTTCCTACTATTTCCTGAAGAACAATAGTCCTTGCAATTGTTCTTTGTACAAGTAGAGGTAAACCTAGTACAAAAAGAGAAGATGGATATTTGAGAAATAATTCATGGACAAATTTTAAATTCCGAAGTTAGAGATTTTCTAGTGAGCTGTAACTCATGATTTTGCTTTCAAAGAGTACCAAAGAAAAATTCTACCTCAACTAACATTTCCCATAAATCatatatttcaattatattttCCAGGTGAATGTACATCAGCTGCGTCACTAGAAAAGATGATCTCAGTCCTGAAGGAAGTTGTGTACAAGCCTTCCCTTCCACCAACATAGAATACATTGAAAGACAACAGTTTATCTGTTTTAGTTTAACTGCCGGTGCTTACCGGTTATAGATTATCATCTATTAATCTGCAAAAGGATGCCAGAAAACTCTCATTATGCTTAGGAAAGGAATTCAATAGATTGGTTCACGGTAGCAAATTAAGTACCCTTGTAAATGGGCAGAGGGGTTTTCAGGCCAAAAAAGGCCTGAAAAACTGACATGTACACTATGTTCTGCCTGGAAAATAAGTCCAGCTTAGCTATTatgtttcacagaggaaaaaaactatcTGTGATTGATGTGAAAAAGACTATGATAGACTGCAGTAATTGTGCATTGAACAAAAGCAGTTCAAACACAAAACATGAAACAGATATTCTCCCAGACACAGAGACCTCAGGCTATATTCTGCATACTCCCTGAATGTGAATATGCAGGTGCCAGAAATAAAGGTTTTACACTTTAAAGTTACAAAGAAGATCAGTTGGCAGGGCAACAGGCCCTGGTCTATAATTCCAGGCCATTCTGCCATAAAAATAACCTCATCCTGAACTGTATGTATAGTGCTGCTCAAATTTATTATAATTTAGTCAGATCACTATTACAACGTCAGCATATGGGCAGggataaaaacaaatttttgcaaaaagtttttttaaaaaaaaaaaaagaaacattgctAAGTCTAGTATATTATTTATTGCAACATTTCTCAGAGATATTAAATGTAAAGGTGAACTGAATTTTCAGCGATTAAGcttaaagcattttcttctcaaaaaaaggATTGCATACCCAGGTGCTAAGAAATACTAAGAACAATAATAATTAACATC is a window from the Struthio camelus isolate bStrCam1 chromosome 6, bStrCam1.hap1, whole genome shotgun sequence genome containing:
- the ACVR1C gene encoding activin receptor type-1C isoform X2, whose protein sequence is MLTNGREEVIKSCVSLPELNAQVFCHSSKNVTKTECCYTDFCNNITLRLPVASESPSRPNVGPVVLAVMVTVPVCILSLVVMLTICSCQNRHCAYRQKKQPNIEEPLSECNLVNSGKTLKDLIYDMTTSGSGSGLPLLVQRTIARTIVLQEIVGKGRFGEVWRGKWCGEDVAVKIFSSRDERSWFREAEIYQTVMLRHENILGFIAADNKDNGTWTQLWLVSEYHEQGSLFDYLNRNTVTVDGMIKLALSIASGLAHLHMEIVGTQGKPAIAHRDLKSKNILVKRNETCAIADLGLAVKHDSVLNTIDIPQNPRVGTKRYMAPEILDDVMNMNIFESFKRADIYSLGLVYWEIARRCSIGGITEEYQMPYYDVVPSDPSIEDMRRVVCEQKLRPNIPNQWQSCEALRVMGRIMRECWYANGAARLTALRIKKTISQLCVQEDSKA
- the ACVR1C gene encoding activin receptor type-1C isoform X1 — encoded protein: MLRVALPLLGAAVSLCAGLKCVCQLCEHTNFTCQTEGACWASVMLTNGREEVIKSCVSLPELNAQVFCHSSKNVTKTECCYTDFCNNITLRLPVASESPSRPNVGPVVLAVMVTVPVCILSLVVMLTICSCQNRHCAYRQKKQPNIEEPLSECNLVNSGKTLKDLIYDMTTSGSGSGLPLLVQRTIARTIVLQEIVGKGRFGEVWRGKWCGEDVAVKIFSSRDERSWFREAEIYQTVMLRHENILGFIAADNKDNGTWTQLWLVSEYHEQGSLFDYLNRNTVTVDGMIKLALSIASGLAHLHMEIVGTQGKPAIAHRDLKSKNILVKRNETCAIADLGLAVKHDSVLNTIDIPQNPRVGTKRYMAPEILDDVMNMNIFESFKRADIYSLGLVYWEIARRCSIGGITEEYQMPYYDVVPSDPSIEDMRRVVCEQKLRPNIPNQWQSCEALRVMGRIMRECWYANGAARLTALRIKKTISQLCVQEDSKA